The following coding sequences are from one Anaerolineales bacterium window:
- a CDS encoding electron transfer flavoprotein subunit beta encodes MERRSDLKIAVCVKQVPDSAAKLTAVDGKANWGDSPLVINPWDEYAVEAALQQAEAHNGSVVAVSIGGENSKEALKHALAMGCSDAILISDEALAQMDSQVTARVLAGAIKKIGDVDLAFLGRQAIDTDTGLAAAQTARLLGWPALTLVAVIANVDPAARTIQVLRSAEEGRLTVSAKLPAVLSIVKDFGEPRYPSFMGIRKASRAVIPIWSLADLGLSGLKANISWPEIFNPPQRQITTEMITGSSPQEIAESLADKIMAEKIL; translated from the coding sequence ATCGAAAGGAGGTCAGACTTGAAAATTGCAGTTTGCGTAAAACAAGTTCCAGATTCAGCTGCCAAGCTCACCGCGGTGGATGGCAAGGCGAATTGGGGTGATTCACCCCTCGTCATCAATCCTTGGGATGAGTATGCGGTAGAGGCTGCTCTTCAACAGGCGGAAGCCCACAACGGCAGCGTCGTAGCAGTCAGCATCGGAGGCGAGAACTCCAAGGAAGCCCTCAAACATGCCCTGGCTATGGGCTGCTCAGATGCCATCCTGATTTCAGATGAAGCGCTTGCCCAGATGGACAGCCAGGTAACTGCGCGTGTCCTTGCAGGCGCCATCAAAAAGATCGGCGATGTCGATCTAGCTTTCCTTGGTCGGCAGGCGATTGATACCGATACTGGCCTTGCGGCTGCACAGACAGCTCGCTTGCTGGGTTGGCCTGCATTGACGCTTGTGGCCGTGATCGCCAATGTTGATCCCGCCGCACGCACCATCCAGGTCCTGCGTAGTGCTGAAGAAGGCCGCCTGACAGTGAGTGCTAAGCTACCCGCCGTCCTCAGCATCGTTAAGGATTTTGGCGAACCACGCTACCCGTCTTTCATGGGTATCCGAAAAGCCTCCCGGGCGGTCATCCCGATCTGGTCGTTAGCCGACCTTGGGCTCAGCGGCCTCAAGGCGAATATCAGCTGGCCCGAGATCTTTAACCCACCTCAACGCCAGATCACCACAGAAATGATCACCGGCAGCAGCCCGCAGGAGATCGCTGAATCACTGGCTGATAAGATCATGGCGGAGAAGATCCTATGA
- a CDS encoding electron transfer flavoprotein subunit alpha, which produces MNKIWVYIDQYKGNALPTSWEAVGEAKNLAGQLGGGVTALVFGKGVEPVAMEAFHYGADEVLLADDATLDDYRPEPYTALLAKLAGESAPEVILFPTTTRGRELAAMSAIDLNTGVLPDVTALEVKDGALLATRPIYAGKLLSLVTCLTRPQLVTLRGRAFAKLPPDTSQTGTITRVSPVLSEADIPSKVESYAAGEAGVSLSDASVIVSGGRGVSNNPALTPPAGLDEKQAEIWKAQQGFKLIEDLAQVLHAAVGASRAAVDAGYIPYSHQVGQTGKVVSPDLYVACGISGAIQHQAGMRTSKVIVAINRDPEAPIFKLARYGVVGDLYAIIPALTEAFRKRLGK; this is translated from the coding sequence ATGAACAAGATCTGGGTATACATTGACCAATATAAAGGGAATGCCCTACCCACTTCCTGGGAAGCTGTCGGGGAGGCTAAAAACCTGGCCGGTCAGCTCGGCGGAGGCGTCACCGCCCTGGTTTTTGGAAAAGGTGTCGAACCCGTTGCAATGGAAGCCTTCCATTACGGCGCCGATGAGGTCCTGCTGGCGGATGATGCTACCCTGGACGATTATCGCCCCGAGCCTTATACCGCTTTGTTGGCTAAACTGGCCGGAGAATCCGCGCCCGAGGTGATTCTCTTCCCCACCACCACCCGCGGGCGCGAGCTGGCAGCCATGTCTGCCATCGATTTGAATACTGGCGTCCTGCCCGATGTGACCGCCCTGGAAGTCAAAGATGGAGCTTTGCTCGCCACCCGCCCCATTTACGCCGGTAAGCTATTGAGCCTGGTTACCTGCCTCACCCGTCCACAGCTGGTCACCTTGCGCGGCAGGGCGTTTGCCAAGCTGCCTCCCGATACCTCGCAAACAGGCACGATCACGCGGGTCAGTCCCGTCCTCAGTGAAGCCGATATCCCCAGCAAGGTGGAATCGTATGCCGCCGGCGAAGCTGGTGTCAGCCTGTCGGATGCCTCTGTGATCGTTTCAGGCGGTCGTGGTGTCTCAAACAACCCTGCCCTCACCCCACCAGCTGGGTTGGATGAAAAGCAGGCTGAAATTTGGAAAGCTCAGCAAGGCTTTAAGCTCATCGAAGATCTCGCCCAGGTTCTCCACGCAGCTGTTGGCGCCAGCCGTGCCGCGGTGGATGCGGGATACATCCCTTATTCACACCAGGTCGGTCAAACCGGCAAGGTTGTCTCCCCCGATCTGTACGTCGCATGCGGTATCTCCGGTGCTATCCAGCATCAAGCTGGCATGCGCACCAGTAAGGTCATCGTGGCTATCAATCGCGACCCTGAAGCTCCCATCTTTAAGCTGGCCCGTTATGGCGTCGTAGGTGACCTGTATGCCATCATCCCGGCTCTTACAGAAGCGTTCCGTAAGCGCCTGGGTAAATAG
- the coaBC gene encoding bifunctional phosphopantothenoylcysteine decarboxylase/phosphopantothenate--cysteine ligase CoaBC gives MSEKYLAQKNILLGVTGSIAAYKAADLASKLTQAGALVDVILTRSALEFITPLTFQSVTGRPVFTDKALWGAEAHVLHVGLGHSADMFVIAPATANTIARLANGLADNLLVLAGLSFGPGSTDRPFLVAPAMDGGMLNHPATRANLEVLRSRGAVIIGPDVGHLASGLEARGRMSEPATLLGHIRFLLTRHGPLQGRCVVITAGGTQEPVDPVRLLTNRSSGKQGYALAQAALDAGAQVTLVSTPVSLLAPQGAQLIQVTSAAEMEAAVIKACQKADILVMAAAVADYRPAWKATQKIKKDSGMPSLELERTADILLEVAKLREQTGSPKIIVGFAAETQDMLANATTKLKAKRLDMIVANDVSSSTSGFSVDTNQVTLLMAGGQSVELPLMSKAEVADRLIAEIVKLLK, from the coding sequence ATGTCAGAAAAATACTTAGCTCAAAAGAATATCCTGCTGGGTGTCACGGGTTCGATCGCTGCCTATAAGGCTGCCGACCTGGCCAGTAAATTAACCCAGGCAGGCGCCCTTGTGGATGTAATCCTCACCCGATCTGCCCTCGAGTTCATCACCCCTCTCACCTTTCAATCCGTAACTGGTCGCCCAGTCTTCACCGACAAAGCCTTGTGGGGGGCAGAAGCTCATGTGCTGCATGTCGGCCTCGGGCACTCTGCCGACATGTTCGTCATCGCGCCTGCCACTGCCAATACCATCGCCAGGCTGGCCAACGGCCTCGCCGACAATCTACTTGTCCTGGCTGGGCTCTCATTCGGCCCTGGCAGCACCGACCGGCCTTTCCTGGTTGCCCCTGCGATGGATGGCGGGATGCTCAACCACCCCGCTACCCGGGCAAACCTCGAAGTTTTACGCAGCCGGGGAGCGGTCATCATCGGTCCCGATGTGGGGCACCTGGCTTCGGGCCTCGAAGCCCGCGGGCGCATGTCTGAGCCGGCAACCTTGCTCGGGCACATCCGCTTCCTGCTCACCCGTCATGGACCTCTTCAAGGCCGCTGTGTGGTCATTACAGCAGGAGGCACACAGGAACCCGTTGATCCTGTCCGCTTGCTTACCAATCGTTCCTCAGGCAAACAAGGTTACGCCCTTGCCCAGGCCGCCCTGGATGCCGGCGCTCAGGTCACCCTGGTCTCTACCCCGGTTTCCTTGCTCGCACCCCAAGGGGCGCAGCTCATTCAGGTGACCAGTGCGGCCGAAATGGAAGCTGCAGTGATCAAAGCTTGTCAGAAGGCTGATATCCTGGTCATGGCAGCTGCCGTCGCTGATTACCGCCCAGCCTGGAAAGCCACCCAGAAGATCAAAAAGGATTCTGGCATGCCTTCCCTCGAGCTCGAACGGACAGCCGATATCCTGCTCGAGGTGGCTAAGTTGCGTGAGCAGACAGGTAGCCCTAAAATCATTGTCGGATTCGCCGCTGAAACCCAGGACATGCTGGCGAATGCCACCACCAAACTTAAGGCCAAACGCCTTGATATGATCGTTGCCAATGATGTCAGCAGTTCCACCTCCGGCTTCAGCGTGGACACGAACCAGGTGACCCTCCTGATGGCTGGCGGGCAGTCAGTCGAGCTGCCGCTGATGAGTAAAGCAGAAGTTGCGGATAGGCTTATCGCCGAGATAGTCAAGCTGTTAAAATAA
- a CDS encoding peptidase S58, giving the protein MKLNNTITDVPGVIVGHAQNDEALTGCTVILCEKGAVGGVDQRGGAPGTREVDALHPMHLVSKVHGVVLAGGSAFGLEAATGVMRYLEERGVGFDTRIVKVPIVPAAILFDLGIGRSDIRPDASMGYLACQNASAEPPAEGNVGAGTGATVGKILGPAQCMKSGIGTFSMEIGAGVIVGAIAAVNAFGDVIDPTSGQIIAGARSKDVGPLHIGAPGYFADTLQVMKTLIGRTALGFGSRGNTVIGVVATNARLDKEEINKVAQMAHDGLARTIRPAHTMVDGDTIFAIATGDHNVDVNIVGAYAAEVFAQAILRAVRAARLVAGVPAINE; this is encoded by the coding sequence ATGAAATTAAACAATACCATTACCGATGTGCCCGGCGTTATCGTCGGGCACGCTCAAAACGACGAAGCCCTCACCGGTTGTACCGTCATCTTGTGTGAAAAGGGAGCTGTGGGAGGTGTGGACCAGCGCGGCGGTGCCCCAGGCACACGCGAGGTCGATGCCTTGCACCCCATGCATTTGGTCTCCAAAGTCCATGGTGTCGTCCTGGCGGGTGGCTCCGCCTTTGGCCTGGAAGCTGCCACAGGTGTCATGCGCTATCTTGAGGAAAGGGGGGTTGGCTTCGATACCAGGATCGTCAAAGTCCCCATCGTCCCGGCTGCTATCTTATTTGATCTCGGGATCGGTCGATCTGACATCCGACCCGATGCTTCCATGGGTTATCTGGCTTGCCAGAATGCCTCGGCTGAGCCTCCCGCGGAGGGCAATGTGGGAGCCGGCACAGGTGCCACTGTTGGTAAGATCCTCGGCCCTGCGCAATGCATGAAATCTGGCATCGGTACCTTTAGCATGGAGATCGGCGCCGGTGTGATTGTTGGAGCGATCGCTGCAGTGAATGCGTTTGGCGATGTGATCGATCCCACCAGTGGGCAGATTATCGCTGGTGCTCGCTCAAAGGACGTTGGCCCCCTCCATATCGGCGCCCCTGGATATTTTGCTGACACCCTGCAGGTGATGAAAACCCTGATTGGGCGTACTGCCCTCGGCTTTGGTAGCCGCGGCAACACCGTGATCGGTGTCGTCGCCACCAATGCCAGGCTGGACAAGGAAGAGATCAATAAAGTCGCCCAGATGGCTCACGATGGCCTGGCCCGCACGATCCGCCCTGCGCATACCATGGTGGATGGCGACACCATCTTCGCCATCGCCACGGGAGATCACAATGTGGATGTCAACATCGTTGGAGCCTACGCTGCCGAGGTCTTCGCCCAGGCTATCCTGCGCGCGGTGCGGGCGGCCCGGCTCGTTGCCGGGGTACCTGCCATAAATGAATAA
- a CDS encoding alpha-amylase: MASDTPASYRNMVIYEIYVRNHGVNGTFRDIEKDLPRLHTLGVDVLWFMPIHPIGVVNKKGSLGCPYSIRDYHEVNPEYGTKEDFTQLIEQAHGRGMKVMIDVVYNHTAHDSILVKEHPEYFHQDENGHPTTTVPEWSDVIDLKHPNPLLADYLIESLKGWVKSGVDGFRCDVASLVPIEFWIRAREEVAKVKPNIIWLAESVHASFVGARRQNGLTGLSDSELYTAFDITYDYDIWPIWQLAVQGKVPVRRYVEMLRYQDCIFPVTYVKMRCVENHDQARIMRMAPSKNQAMAWTAFEAFNKGPFLIYGGEESGTKHTPSLFDIDKIDWSDYSMQPFLSRLAKLKKDPAQVEGRFVVIQADPAIQAVWEYPEKNLYGIFNTSGKTGYIMVSLPDGTYRDLLNDGQVTVRGGKILLPETAAIVRCPEKMLLRPAYSELLDYIFSGR; the protein is encoded by the coding sequence ATGGCATCAGACACCCCTGCAAGCTACCGCAACATGGTCATATATGAAATCTACGTGCGAAACCATGGAGTAAACGGCACGTTTCGAGACATTGAAAAGGATCTGCCCCGCTTGCATACGCTAGGCGTGGATGTGTTATGGTTCATGCCTATCCACCCGATTGGAGTGGTGAACAAGAAGGGCAGCCTGGGATGCCCCTACTCGATCCGCGATTACCATGAGGTCAACCCTGAATATGGCACGAAAGAGGATTTTACTCAACTGATCGAGCAAGCCCATGGACGGGGTATGAAAGTGATGATCGATGTGGTATATAACCACACAGCACACGATTCAATCCTGGTAAAAGAGCACCCAGAATACTTCCACCAGGATGAGAACGGACATCCCACCACCACGGTGCCGGAATGGAGCGATGTGATCGACCTGAAACACCCCAACCCACTGCTGGCTGATTACCTGATCGAGTCACTGAAAGGTTGGGTGAAATCAGGCGTGGATGGTTTTCGATGTGACGTGGCCAGCCTGGTGCCAATCGAATTCTGGATCAGAGCTCGCGAGGAAGTTGCCAAGGTGAAACCGAACATCATCTGGCTGGCAGAATCGGTGCACGCAAGCTTTGTAGGTGCCAGGCGGCAGAATGGATTGACAGGTCTATCCGATAGCGAGCTCTACACTGCCTTCGATATTACCTATGATTACGATATCTGGCCCATTTGGCAACTGGCTGTGCAAGGTAAGGTGCCGGTGAGGCGCTATGTGGAAATGTTGCGCTACCAGGACTGTATCTTCCCGGTTACCTATGTAAAAATGCGCTGCGTGGAAAACCACGACCAGGCACGCATCATGCGCATGGCCCCCAGCAAGAACCAGGCTATGGCCTGGACAGCGTTTGAAGCGTTCAACAAGGGACCCTTCCTGATCTATGGTGGGGAAGAGTCGGGCACCAAACATACTCCCTCCCTGTTTGATATTGACAAAATTGATTGGTCTGATTACTCCATGCAGCCTTTCCTGAGCCGATTAGCCAAGCTTAAAAAGGATCCAGCCCAGGTGGAAGGCAGGTTTGTGGTGATCCAGGCAGACCCGGCGATCCAGGCAGTGTGGGAATACCCTGAGAAAAACCTATACGGGATATTCAACACCAGTGGAAAAACAGGCTATATTATGGTCAGCCTGCCGGATGGTACATACCGCGACCTGCTAAATGATGGCCAGGTGACTGTGCGGGGCGGGAAAATACTGCTACCGGAAACAGCTGCGATCGTCCGCTGTCCTGAGAAGATGCTCCTGCGCCCGGCGTACAGCGAGCTGCTCGATTACATTTTTTCCGGGCGATAG
- a CDS encoding cysteine methyltransferase translates to MSPSAIHQSQRYVSPPRRDEFNHQVWKLVRIIPLGKVSTYGQIASFLPPPPGMDPKSYLAFGARWVGGAMANCPEDVPWQRVINSKGKVSLRPGVGGNLQRELLEAEGVEFDEHDRVDLKRYAWEGPSVDS, encoded by the coding sequence ATGTCACCTTCAGCTATTCACCAGTCTCAACGTTATGTCTCTCCACCCAGGCGGGATGAATTCAATCACCAGGTTTGGAAGCTGGTTCGGATAATCCCCCTTGGAAAGGTATCAACTTATGGGCAGATAGCTTCCTTCCTTCCACCACCACCCGGGATGGATCCCAAGTCTTACCTGGCTTTCGGAGCTCGCTGGGTTGGTGGTGCGATGGCGAATTGTCCTGAAGATGTTCCATGGCAGCGGGTGATCAATTCCAAGGGCAAAGTGAGTCTGCGCCCGGGCGTCGGGGGCAATCTGCAGCGTGAGCTGCTCGAAGCGGAAGGGGTCGAATTTGACGAGCACGATCGCGTTGATCTGAAGCGCTATGCCTGGGAAGGTCCTTCTGTCGACAGTTAA
- a CDS encoding GNAT family N-acetyltransferase codes for MTTIHPLTPERWPDLEKLFGPRGACGGCWCMYWRLSRQQFSAQQGEVNRQELKSLVASGKNPGLLAYVEDEPIGWCSIAPRDEFPVLARSRILKPVDDLPVWSVVCFFVNRTHRRQGLTVLLLKAAVDYAARGGASIVEGYPVDPKEGKAPDVFVYTGLYSTFQQAGFTEVARRSATRPIMRYPI; via the coding sequence ATGACGACCATCCATCCTCTCACCCCTGAACGTTGGCCTGATCTTGAAAAATTATTTGGGCCGCGGGGTGCCTGCGGTGGCTGCTGGTGTATGTATTGGCGCCTCTCACGGCAGCAATTTTCGGCTCAGCAAGGTGAGGTGAACCGCCAGGAATTAAAATCGCTGGTTGCTTCCGGGAAAAATCCCGGCCTCCTGGCTTATGTTGAGGATGAGCCCATTGGGTGGTGCTCAATCGCCCCGCGCGATGAGTTCCCGGTGCTGGCACGTTCCCGCATCTTGAAACCCGTGGATGACCTGCCGGTGTGGTCCGTTGTGTGTTTTTTCGTAAACCGCACCCACCGTCGGCAGGGTCTGACCGTCTTATTATTAAAAGCAGCGGTTGATTATGCGGCTAGGGGTGGAGCCAGCATAGTCGAAGGCTATCCTGTCGACCCAAAGGAAGGCAAAGCACCGGATGTGTTCGTTTACACCGGTCTTTATTCCACATTTCAGCAGGCTGGCTTTACTGAGGTAGCACGCCGCTCAGCGACCCGCCCGATAATGAGATATCCGATTTGA
- a CDS encoding DNA-3-methyladenine glycosylase I — translation MPTRCFWADTSDQLYLDYHDREWGVPVHDDRLLFEFLILEGAQAGLSWYTILKKRPNYLRAFDGFDPYKIATYDVRKVADLLADPGIIRNRLKINAAIRNAQAFIKITQEFGSFDAYLWQFVGGKPIVNNWTSGHEIPAETEISRRMSKDLLHRGFKFVGPTICYAHMQAVGLVNDHTTDCFRYSEILDLSC, via the coding sequence ATGCCAACACGCTGTTTTTGGGCCGATACATCCGACCAACTCTATCTGGACTACCATGATCGGGAATGGGGTGTGCCAGTCCATGATGATCGGTTATTATTTGAGTTCCTGATCTTAGAAGGTGCTCAAGCTGGTCTCAGCTGGTACACCATCCTAAAAAAGCGGCCGAATTATCTGCGGGCTTTCGATGGGTTTGATCCATATAAAATTGCCACCTATGATGTACGCAAAGTAGCCGATCTCCTGGCTGATCCGGGTATCATCCGCAATCGCCTCAAGATCAATGCTGCCATACGGAATGCTCAGGCATTCATTAAGATCACTCAGGAATTTGGCAGCTTTGATGCCTATTTATGGCAGTTCGTTGGCGGTAAACCGATTGTCAACAATTGGACATCCGGCCATGAGATACCCGCCGAGACGGAAATATCCCGCCGGATGAGCAAAGATCTGCTCCACCGCGGATTCAAGTTCGTGGGGCCAACAATCTGTTATGCCCACATGCAGGCCGTCGGTTTAGTGAATGATCACACCACCGATTGCTTTCGCTACAGTGAGATTCTCGACCTATCTTGCTAA
- the rplQ gene encoding 50S ribosomal protein L17: MAPXKELRRVVEPLITLGREPTVANKRLAFNRLRDREIVVKLFSEIGPRYKARNGGYTRILKMGFRVGDNAPMAFVELVDRPQTAAAPAEDDAS, encoded by the coding sequence ATGGCGCCGGNNAAGGAACTGCGCCGCGTCGTCGAGCCGCTGATCACGCTCGGGCGCGAGCCGACGGTCGCCAACAAGCGCCTGGCGTTCAATCGCCTGCGCGACCGCGAGATCGTCGTCAAGCTCTTCAGCGAGATCGGCCCGCGCTACAAGGCGCGCAACGGCGGCTACACGCGCATCCTGAAGATGGGCTTCCGCGTCGGCGACAACGCGCCGATGGCGTTCGTCGAACTCGTCGATCGCCCGCAGACGGCAGCGGCGCCGGCCGAAGACGACGCCAGCTGA